The following proteins are co-located in the Pedobacter sp. FW305-3-2-15-E-R2A2 genome:
- a CDS encoding YdcF family protein — MNMRFLFLLICGCLFSLSVCAQVQQQPNPQYQLKTTFNPVQYKNFYLLSLLQQDQAVKQVIKNDPELSTLFKNRTLKIADALKKCASDIACFAAAFKFTEDEIATVSLRLGHIFKQGAALNALLKNDVIPSGCYALYGNFKPEEMLAKAWAQDAKAINHTIEVYVEGAKANYPKIDSIGFNVKDKSYPELVNTNALLSLNTNNSLFFEPSMQFALIALEINERNDAGDYEPMVNTVNKASLSAIKKTNFGKYKYSLILVPGEGPEEHDTELSAGGMLRCRLAVEQYKNGMAPFIMVSGGRVHPYKTKYSEAYEMKKFLMNTLQIPESVIIMEPHARHTTTNLRNAARIMFRYGMPMDKAALTVTVNSQSRYISEVMPQRCIKELGYEPYRLGKRLSDTALEFFPNVMSLQIDFDEPMDP; from the coding sequence ATGAACATGAGATTCCTTTTCCTTTTAATCTGCGGCTGTCTTTTCAGTCTAAGTGTCTGTGCACAAGTACAACAGCAGCCAAACCCACAATATCAGCTCAAAACTACATTTAACCCTGTTCAATACAAGAACTTCTATCTGCTTAGCTTATTGCAGCAGGATCAGGCGGTAAAACAAGTGATTAAAAATGATCCTGAGCTGAGCACATTGTTTAAAAACAGAACCCTGAAAATAGCCGATGCCCTTAAGAAATGTGCTAGCGACATCGCTTGCTTCGCCGCTGCCTTTAAATTCACTGAAGATGAAATTGCGACGGTAAGTCTTCGATTAGGCCATATTTTTAAACAAGGTGCTGCTTTAAATGCCCTGCTGAAGAATGATGTTATTCCTTCCGGTTGTTATGCCTTATATGGTAATTTCAAACCTGAAGAAATGCTGGCCAAAGCCTGGGCTCAGGATGCGAAAGCAATTAACCACACGATTGAAGTTTATGTGGAAGGTGCCAAAGCCAACTATCCGAAAATAGATTCTATAGGATTTAACGTGAAGGATAAAAGCTACCCGGAACTGGTGAATACCAATGCTTTATTGAGCTTGAACACCAACAATAGTTTGTTCTTTGAGCCCTCCATGCAGTTTGCGCTGATTGCCCTGGAAATTAACGAACGGAATGATGCGGGAGATTATGAGCCGATGGTGAATACCGTCAACAAAGCAAGCCTCAGCGCTATAAAAAAGACAAACTTTGGTAAATATAAATACAGCCTGATATTGGTGCCGGGTGAAGGGCCTGAAGAGCATGACACAGAATTAAGTGCGGGTGGAATGTTGCGCTGCCGGCTGGCGGTAGAACAATACAAGAATGGAATGGCTCCCTTTATTATGGTCTCAGGTGGGAGGGTTCATCCCTATAAAACGAAGTACAGCGAGGCTTATGAAATGAAGAAGTTCTTAATGAATACCTTGCAAATTCCTGAAAGCGTAATTATTATGGAGCCTCATGCCAGGCACACTACGACGAACCTCCGCAATGCGGCCCGGATCATGTTCAGATACGGCATGCCCATGGATAAAGCGGCATTAACCGTTACGGTTAATTCTCAAAGCAGGTACATTAGTGAGGTGATGCCTCAGCGCTGCATCAAAGAACTCGGATATGAACCTTATCGGTTAGGGAAACGTTTGTCGGACACGGCACTGGAGTTTTTTCCAAATGTGATGTCATTACAAATTGATTTTGATGAACCTATGGATCCATAA
- a CDS encoding molybdenum cofactor biosynthesis protein MoaE: MDFITKKEIDLVALLQKSHCPTAGAVVLFSGEVRNHNIGKAVKYLEYEAHAGMATKMIAEILLAARNRWSLSIAYAQHRIGKVKVTESAVVVITASVHRGEAYASNRYIIDRIKHEVPIWKCEHFADGSKEWGGNCNCHTETGDPNKHLYEFEAL; this comes from the coding sequence ATGGATTTCATCACAAAAAAAGAGATCGATCTGGTTGCATTGCTTCAGAAATCACATTGCCCGACAGCCGGAGCCGTGGTTTTATTTAGCGGTGAAGTCAGAAACCACAATATCGGTAAGGCCGTGAAGTACCTGGAATATGAAGCCCATGCCGGAATGGCTACAAAAATGATTGCAGAAATTCTACTTGCTGCAAGAAACCGCTGGAGCCTGAGTATTGCCTATGCCCAACACCGAATTGGAAAAGTAAAAGTGACCGAATCAGCAGTGGTGGTCATTACTGCTTCCGTCCACCGTGGGGAAGCCTATGCCAGCAATCGTTATATCATTGACCGCATTAAACATGAGGTCCCGATCTGGAAATGTGAACATTTTGCCGACGGCAGTAAGGAATGGGGAGGCAACTGTAATTGTCATACAGAAACCGGAGATCCGAATAAACACCTTTATGAATTTGAGGCCTTATGA
- a CDS encoding Crp/Fnr family transcriptional regulator, which translates to MKKGKCCDLETCMMCRMVLKEWKSAIDNNRKNFIAKKGELIIREGDPVTGMYFVQNGNVKVHKHWGEKELIVRFANSGKIFGHRGLGTSSSVYPISATALEETSLCFIDLEFFIATLKVNHDFAFNLMLFYADELQESEKKMRNLALMSVKSRLAVALLQLKDQFGLNEAGQLNIELSKQDLAAFTGATYETVFRMTTELVNEKLISLSGKNIHIVDEVKLRFLTQES; encoded by the coding sequence ATGAAAAAAGGTAAATGCTGTGATCTTGAAACCTGCATGATGTGCAGAATGGTGCTGAAGGAATGGAAGTCTGCAATCGACAATAACCGTAAAAATTTTATTGCAAAAAAAGGAGAGCTGATCATCAGAGAAGGCGATCCGGTAACAGGGATGTACTTTGTCCAAAATGGAAATGTTAAAGTGCATAAACATTGGGGCGAGAAAGAACTGATTGTACGCTTTGCCAACTCGGGTAAAATCTTTGGTCATCGTGGTTTAGGGACCAGTAGCTCCGTTTATCCTATTTCTGCTACTGCACTTGAAGAAACCTCTCTTTGTTTTATCGACCTGGAATTTTTTATCGCTACTTTAAAGGTAAACCATGATTTTGCCTTTAACCTCATGCTATTCTATGCAGATGAACTGCAGGAATCAGAAAAGAAAATGCGTAACCTGGCCTTGATGTCTGTAAAAAGCAGGCTTGCCGTGGCCTTATTACAATTAAAAGATCAGTTTGGTCTTAATGAGGCCGGTCAGCTAAATATAGAATTGAGCAAGCAGGATCTTGCGGCGTTCACTGGTGCAACGTACGAAACGGTATTCCGGATGACCACTGAATTGGTCAATGAAAAACTGATCTCTTTGTCGGGAAAGAACATACATATTGTAGATGAAGTAAAATTAAGATTCCTTACTCAGGAATCTTAA
- a CDS encoding radical SAM protein, with the protein MEQLKDHLGRTFKTLRISLINNCNMACTYCSYSNEENQKNHAESKGNGLTAKELMNLITQLHERLNFSTIRFTGGEPLLYKELPYLIKGARKLGITDLNLTSNGILLQKQVPALKAAGLTAINVSLDATDPHTFFMMGRRHGLDQTLRGIDAALNAGIAVKINSVIMKGLNHNQVIPLLKYAADQQIIIRFLEIMAMGHLHGKAEEYFFSQSEMLQLISTQYRFSPIPRKQAATANYWQTEAGNIFGIIANESQPFCTDCDRLRLDVYGNIYGCLSNDQPIAIKGVSAPAELDLRLREALAQKQSIKFTGSKLSMLHIGG; encoded by the coding sequence AAAAGACCATTTGGGAAGAACTTTTAAAACACTAAGAATCAGCCTGATCAACAACTGCAATATGGCTTGCACTTATTGTAGCTACAGCAACGAAGAGAACCAGAAAAATCATGCGGAAAGTAAGGGAAACGGGTTGACAGCAAAAGAGTTGATGAACCTGATTACTCAGCTACATGAACGCCTGAACTTTAGTACAATTCGTTTTACAGGAGGTGAACCCTTATTGTATAAAGAACTTCCTTACCTAATTAAAGGTGCCCGAAAGTTGGGCATTACCGATCTGAATCTGACCAGTAACGGAATCTTGCTTCAAAAACAGGTACCGGCATTAAAAGCTGCCGGATTAACCGCAATCAACGTTTCTCTGGACGCAACAGATCCGCATACTTTTTTCATGATGGGAAGAAGACATGGGCTTGACCAAACACTCAGAGGGATAGACGCAGCCTTAAATGCCGGCATTGCCGTAAAAATAAATTCGGTCATCATGAAGGGGCTGAACCACAATCAGGTGATTCCTTTATTAAAATACGCCGCTGATCAACAGATCATCATTCGGTTTTTAGAGATCATGGCGATGGGACATTTACACGGAAAGGCAGAGGAATACTTTTTCTCCCAATCTGAAATGCTCCAGCTGATCAGCACCCAATACAGATTTAGCCCTATCCCAAGAAAACAGGCCGCCACGGCCAATTACTGGCAAACGGAAGCGGGAAATATATTTGGCATCATTGCCAATGAAAGTCAGCCTTTCTGTACCGATTGCGACCGCCTGCGCCTGGATGTATATGGGAATATTTATGGCTGTCTGAGCAATGATCAACCCATCGCCATAAAAGGTGTTTCAGCTCCCGCCGAGCTCGATCTGCGATTAAGAGAAGCACTCGCACAAAAACAAAGTATAAAATTTACAGGAAGCAAGTTAAGCATGCTTCATATAGGAGGATAA
- a CDS encoding MoaD/ThiS family protein, translating into MRIQVFAILKEFFKKEFELKASVHTIADLRAQLALINPEAAAVLKRCRFAIQDEMVSDHYLLTGNEHILVIPPSSGG; encoded by the coding sequence ATGAGAATACAGGTATTTGCCATATTAAAGGAATTTTTTAAAAAGGAGTTTGAGCTTAAAGCCAGCGTTCATACCATCGCAGATTTAAGGGCACAGCTCGCCCTGATCAATCCCGAAGCCGCAGCAGTGTTAAAACGCTGCAGGTTCGCTATACAGGACGAGATGGTAAGCGACCATTATCTCTTAACAGGAAATGAGCATATTCTTGTTATTCCACCTAGCAGCGGAGGGTAA
- a CDS encoding molybdenum cofactor guanylyltransferase, translating to MIRALVLCGGESKRMGKDKGLLALGSGNWATHTVFKLEQLNIPVNVSINPTQLETYSHFFSAEQLIIDETSAKGPLQGLLSAGLKYPNDDLLLLACDMIEMDIETLKELLEHTLTFPCYDYYVYAQEDFMEPLCAIYPSATLKKLNQQLEQGNLSGFSLYKLIKKGNYKTLPISNIQTFNNHNTATI from the coding sequence ATGATCAGGGCGCTGGTATTATGCGGCGGAGAGAGTAAACGGATGGGTAAAGACAAAGGTCTCCTTGCGCTTGGATCAGGTAATTGGGCTACACATACCGTCTTTAAACTGGAACAGTTAAATATCCCGGTGAATGTCTCCATTAATCCTACACAGCTGGAAACTTATAGCCATTTCTTTTCTGCTGAGCAATTGATTATAGACGAGACCAGTGCCAAAGGACCGCTACAAGGTCTGCTCAGTGCAGGCCTTAAATACCCGAATGATGACCTCCTGCTTCTCGCTTGTGACATGATCGAAATGGATATAGAAACCTTAAAAGAGCTGCTGGAGCATACACTCACATTTCCATGCTACGACTATTATGTATATGCACAGGAAGATTTTATGGAACCTTTATGTGCCATCTACCCTTCTGCCACTTTAAAAAAACTCAACCAGCAACTGGAACAAGGTAATTTATCCGGTTTCTCCCTATACAAACTCATTAAAAAGGGCAATTACAAAACCCTTCCCATCAGTAATATTCAAACTTTCAATAATCACAATACCGCCACCATTTAA